The DNA sequence CCGGGAAACTTCGATCAGCCTTGCCAGTGCGGTCCAGTAGGTCGGTTGCTTCATTAGCAACTGTCGAAAGTGAAACGCTGCCGTGTCAAAGTCCACCTTTCTGAACGCGAGGTCAGCCATCATTATCGAGGCAGCTTCGTTATTCGGATCCGCGTTCAACAGAGCTGTACAGCTTTGGGCGCATCGATCCAAATTATTGGTCTGTCGACGCGAGGCAATCcgttaataaacaaaaatatcgctGTAAAAATTCCGTGATCGTATACCTGCATGTACAGCCTCGCCAATGACAACAGTGCTTGCACATTCGTAGGCTTGTGATCCAAAGCTTCCTTGTAATACATTATAGCTTGGTCGTAGTCCCTCAGAGAGGACGAGTAGTCTGCCATCGTCAAGCAGATGTTGGTTAGAATCTGTTTCTCGTTTTCTGAACCGGGACCAGTTAGACGCTGCATGTATCTGTGTTGATTTTCCTTGGCTTCTTTAAGCGCAGACAGAGCGCCTTTGATGTTGTCCGCCTTCTCCCGGGTTTTCGCAAGCAACAACAACAGCTGGCCGCGTACTTCCAAGCTTTGTACATCCGAATCTCGACGACCATCTGAAATATTAGTTGCTTGTGTAAAAACTTACAGGTTCTCAATCATAGATCAAAcgacagtggttgaaaacCGACTTACTAGAATACAGGATAggcaaaactaatttattattaatgcaaaACTAATCATATAGCTCAGCGAATAGTGTAATCAAGCTTAAAGCGTACCCATAGCTCAGCTACTGGCCTACACGTATCCCCTTTATTCCCAGTTGTCCCAATTTTGTCTTTATTCATTCCCAACTTCCAGTTTACCTTCATTCCCATCGTATTCAATCATTTAGCTTCagtttgattacatttaaaagtgaaaaacgaaaccagaATGGTTTTCAACCATAAAATGAATCCCAGGGATCATGACTAAATAATAACGATGCTTGCCTTGCAGTTCTTGTACCAGCGTGGATTCCGCTTTGTCATATTGTTTCATTGTCATAAACAGTTTCGCGAGATCCAGTTTCAAACCTTTGAAATTCTCCTGTTTCATCGCGTCCCAGTAGTAATTTATAGCCTTCGTGTACTGATGCGTCTTTACCAGCGCTTTCCCCAATTTACTGGCTATGTGTAACTTGTTCGTTGGATTCCGTTTCAACGCTTGCTCGTACGCCTCTATCGCTCTTTCTGGCTCCTGTATAGACATGTACGCGTCTCCGAGCATGCTGTACGTCTTGGGATCTGGACAGTGTTCCACCAACTCCCTGAAAGtcgaaatatattcatttgaaAGGTCACAAGAAGACAAAAGAAACAAGTATCATCCCGATTAACAAACCTGTAACACATGGCGAAAGCGTGCCTATCTTTCTTgtgtttcaaatttatttcagctAAGCGTGTATGAGCTTGCAAATAGTAAGGCTGGTCAGGAGTTACTTTGGACAGACACTTGATGGCTTCGTCCAGTTCTCCCGTTTCTAAAAGTAGCTCGGCATGCCCGATTAATATTCTGCCCTCTTCTATggtgtttccaaattttattttcgcctCCTGGACCGCAGCGGTCGCTTCGTTGTATTGTCCCATCTCGCTGTacgcagaaattaattccagatACAAGGTTGCCGTGTCCGACATGGAAATATGTACAGCATTCTGGACATTTCCGTGAGACAGCAATCCTGCGTACGACATAGCAGCCTGGAAACTTTTCATGGCGCCCTCGACGTCTTTGTTTTCTCTCTGAACCATGCCGATGATTAAATGATAGATCGGATTATCCCTGATCTTAAAGTTGTAGCTCAAACCAACTTCCAAACTCTGAGAAGCTTGCTGATAATTTCCCTGGCGAGCCAAAATTTGCGCCATGAGCAAATGAGCTTCGGCATTGGACGAATCGATATTATCCAAGAGGTTCTTCAGGATATCCGAAGCTCTGTTTAACTCTCCCGTTTGCATTTTAGCTTTGCTCAACAATAATTGCGCTGCTATTAAGCCAGGATACGCGTCTGTTAATTGTTCCAATAAATATAAGCTTGGTTCCTCTTTATTCGATACGGTTTTCTCCAGGTTCGTTCCATCGCTCGTTATCGAATAAATCAGACGCTGTTTAGAGATCTCTAAACACAAGTCAGGATTTAATCTTTTCACGTAGTCGTAACCATATGGCACGTACCTGCAATTATTCAATATGATCGTAGCTGCACTGTCCAAACAATTAAGAGCTTTATTCGGATCGCTAGACTTCAGCTTTGCAGACATGAAAAGCAATTCTGCGTCCATCGAGTTGGATTGTATCTCCATGAGAAAATCTATTTGTTGCTGCGCTAATTCAGAGGCTTCGACCGAACCATCCAAAAGCTGACAATGCGCCAGACCCATTAAAGCAGCGAACGAAGACTCGTTTATTCTTACAGCGTTTCTGTACCAATTTTCAGCAtcctttgttttgtttaacgAAACATATAAATTACCCAACTCGACCATAAGATCTGCGCTCTTGGAATTTTGTTGCAGCATCTTCTCGGTTGCTCTAGAGAGTTCAGCTAGAATCTCTTGATTCTTGCAAGCCAACcgcgaaaataattgtacaccGGCGATGAAGACAGTTACGTTTCTAGCTTCCGTAAGCATAAGATTCCTGAAGAACAGCTGCAAATATCTCAACCCTTCGCTATAATTTCCATCCCTGCAAAAAACTACAAATGTTTGGGCCTTTAGAGCGTCCAAGttattcgaatcgatcgacgataTCCTGTTAGCAGTTTCCAACACTTGGTCCCAGTCCTTCAAGGTAAGTTGATTGTACAATTTCTCGACTAAAGGTAAATATAACTTAGAATAGCGTACGATCAAtgaatttaatgttaatattgcGCCCGCACTGTCGCCATGTTGCTGCTTGTACTTGGAAGAACCTAGCAGAGCGTTTACGTTCTTTGGATCTTGTTCTAAGACGACTTCAAATAGATTTGGTTTGTCCAAACCATTTTCATTTGTAGCAAACAGATCTACCCAACCTTTAGCTAGCAAAACGTTTACATTGGATGGATTTAGTTTGTAAGCTCTCTCCGTGTAATCTTTAGCTTTATCAACCTTCTGCGACAAAAGTAATACCAAGGCAGCTAATGACAATGCATTAGGAGATGATTTTCTCCTTTCATCTCTGATTCTTGTATCAATCTGCATCATAGTGGTCCTTTCAACATTCTCGCCAATCGTGTATGCTACATTCTGCACAAGCAATGCTGCTAAAGTTGCATCCGTGTTACTTACTAAGCTCAAGCTCTCTTTAATTGCCTCTTGAGTTTTGCCAGTCAATGCGTACGCAAGACTTAATAGAATTCTTAAACGTTCGCTTGCAGGGTAAGCTTCGCATGCTTCTTTAGCATGAAGCACCATAccattataataaaattggtgACAAAACCATTCGATCAAAGTTGTATACtctatttcttccattttataaactatataaaatattgaatttcagTTTAAAGTTACAGTAGTACTTGTGCAAGTGGACATGCCAAACTTTGTTCTGTATACATATGTGCGGTACATTAATTGTTTGCATATCTAAAACCTTTTCATCAGCAACATATCGTAACAGAACTTCTGcaaataaaaaagcaatacaTAATTTAGAATTACGTTAAATCATCTAGATGCTAAGAGTAATGATTGCTTCAGTAGTATATCTTACAATTATTAtccatttttacataaaatagaccTTGTTTCTTATTATGATGTACAGTGTAAATGAATTTAGCATAATGATTTCGCTTAGATTGTTACAATATCGAAGATAATATAGTATTTATGCAATTCATACCGCtcacataaaaaaatatacttccaAAAACTTCTACTAACTGAAtaattacgatatttattacaattttatattcattaaaatggaAACTTCAAACAAATTTGAGGTTATGGTTATGTTGGCATGTAGTTACTTagcaacaataatatataattactcTAAACATCAATAATTTGCAGACTTTAATAGAAtactatttgaataattgatacaaataaaaacagtgGGTGTATGTGTATATTCATAgtgtttattcgaatattgaaTACAATATGTTGATACTGTAATTAAGATTGTAATGATTATGGGACAAATAAAGCATCTATcttttatattcaacatattttttaacatatgtgtgtatttatttccattcaataacataaacattgaatttcagacaaaaatacaaaattttaaaaggagACGCTAACGGGGCGGCAATTAGTATGTCCATCTAGCGGTCAATACTACGAACTAAAATctaatatatatagatatatagcATAATCGTTATCACATTTAACATTGAAAAACGACTGTACAGTTTAATTCGAGTATCATAGTGCTTGAGATTTTAAcctaattgtttaattaatttatgttattagcattacattgtttaaaaatcaattttatttaaacaaacggtggcgccatctcttTGAAAAGGCTCCAAGCTTGTAGGCAAATAGTTCCGATGActcgccgctagatggcgcaaCAAAAATGTGCAAAATTCCGAAACATAATCAATGTTTAAGAGCGGTTTCTCAGCATAATTATAGCATCATAATGCTTAGAATATTAACCTAATTGTCTATTTAACTTATTTTAACAGCATTATACcgtttacaaattatttttactaaagAACTAGTGACGCCATCTCTTCGAGAAGTCTCCAAGCTTGCCACTAAATAGTTCCGACATTTCCCCGCTAGATGGCGTCACAAATTGTGCAAGATGCCTAAACatgaattaatgtttaaaaacgCTTTCTCAGCATACTTGTAGTATCATAATGCTTGGTATATTCACCTAATTAGTTGAATTATTCATGTTATTAGCATTGTACCgcttaaaaatgattattactAAAATGCTTGTGGCGCCATCTCTTCGGAACAGCTCCAAGCTTGTAGCCAAATAGTTCCGACatttcaccgctagatggcgccagaAAATGTGCAAAATACCGAAAcattaaacaatgtttaagaacgcgaagaggtggcacgtttgcgcctaaAAGCAAGCAACCGGCCCGACATATCTGTAAGTATGGGTTGCCTATTTCAAGGGGCACATTGTCGGTACGTATCGGATTTCTGGCgcgattttacattttggccaagtcaacaatgttgcaaatcgctcccctccgaacttcaacaatgttgcgaaTCGCTCCTCAcgaaacttcaacaatgttgcaaatcgctcctttccgaacttcaacaatgttgcgNNNNNNNNNNcttcaacaatgttgcaaacgcaacaatgttgcaaatcgctcctttcccaacttcaacaatgttgcaaatcgctcctctcAAAATTGTGATGGGAAATGTCGgatttttactcctggtatcaggaaaACATGATATGCGGGAAGGTGGCACCAATAAAATCTGAcacgtttgtttgtttgtttgtttgatcGTTTATTAAAGTAACCATATAATTACAAGTTATTTCAATACTGCTTACTTATAACTATTTGTACATCTTTTCACTTATGCCTATGTATTTGCacacatttcttttatttttatgcacAGATGCCACCAGTATGCGGCAACCGATAGTAGTCTACTTGCTGGTTCATTGTCATCTCGTAGGAGCAGAGGTACCCTTTTCATGCGGCAACCTATGCTAGCCGGTTTGTCGTTTCGGTTGCCATCTCGTAGGCGCAGAGGTGCCCCTGTTATGCGGCAACCTATGCTATCCGGTTTGTCGTTTCGGTTGCCATCTCGTAGGCACAGAGATGCGTTAGCGGTGACACCTACCAGCAAGAGTGATGGCACCACTGGTACTAAAACTCGCTCGCTGAGCAGCTTAGTGAGCGGCTATATTTCTGATTGCATCTATTATTTTAAGCCAATTTCTAATGTAAACACTACCAATCATTGTagttgtacgattcttattataaacaatattttgttcactCAACGTAATCTCAAATGTCTTgtatgaaaagaatttttacgcCGAATAAGCAGCTCGTTGAGTTACACATCCCGAGATGTTCTGGAGGGGTCATCCTAGTTCATACGTGTTGCCACCTGATGGCTACAGTATTCAACAGTATTTGTCGATTCGGAAAATGAGATTTAATAAGGATAAAGTCGCGAATACGTTCTGAATATCGTTCTAAATACCGATTCCTTCAAGAATATCCTCACTCTAAAACAGATttctactgtaaatatttgcccagaaaaataaaaaatctttggtttctttttgtgagatatttttgttttcacaaCTCTGAATATGAATAAAGGAATCGTCGTATGTAGTATATTCTTGTTACTTTACGTCGAGGCAAGTAACGACGCGAAATCAAGCAAAAAGAAATCATGGCGAGAGAAAGATATACGAGATATGACCGAAGCAGATTTAGAGCATTTGCTAGACCAGTGGGAGgtacattgtaatttatatttaatttatatttcttgtatGATGTCACGAAAGGAATGGAGACAGGTGCAACAGATGGGGACGATAAACAAGAATACATTCTGCTGTTTTAGGAAAACGACGAACCTTTGGAACCGGATGAACTACCGGAACATCTCAGACCCAGTCCAAAAATTGACATTTCAAAGGTAACGCTTCCATATCTGCTACTTCattcgtacaataatataacataaataagaTTTACATGtttcatttacatatacaGATTAATATGTCAAATCCTGACAATGTACTCAAAGTGACTAAAAAAGGTAAAAGTGTCATGATGTTTGTGGACACTATAGAGGATATTTCAGTAGAAGAAGCTGaagtaataatgaaaatcTGGCACACTAGTTTTCAGAATAATCATATTGCTGCCGAAAGGTATACTGCTCTTTTTTTATAAGTGGTATTAATCTAATTTTCATATTGTTGCAATTCTTACAGATACCCAATTGATCAAAAAAGATCTGTATTCTTATTTCGAGAAGGTTCCCAAGCTGTAGatgcaaaaaattatttgctgCAACAGCCAGAATTGTCTCATATTACTCTTGAAGGGCATACCTATTACAGAGATCCACAAAAACAggtaaacgtttaatttaatacattgccgtctcgaaaatattttcttctaaatcgATCTGGAGAATatgagtaattaaatttacgtttCGTTACAGGGCAAAACTATGCCAAAACTTAACAAGGTTGTAAACACCCAAAGTACAATGGAcgagaaacagagaaaagCAGAGttataaattgctataaatatacattctttaaagacacaaaatatattgtttgtatatttttatacattgtaaataattataagcAAATCTATAAGCAAACGCGTATAGAACCATTTTTGATATAAGTGTTTTCTTCGGTTTACAGAAACAGATTTATAATTACTTGTATATACACCTTTTGTAATTCCATTTAatactttgtataaaaaaagaatatcgactaaattgcaatataaataattaattctactttATTCCACTTGAACCGTTGTACAATATTAATGACGcgattaacattattaaagcAGCAGCAATGAGAATAACAATTAACAATATTAGTTTCTATCAAAAACAATATAAcatttcgttacttttacctaattacaaaatagaaGCAAGAGAGAACGATATTACGAATTACATGTTAATagatatgtttaatttaataaattgtaacacAAAGTTTACCCATTCATTTGTTCAAGCTTGATTTACTGCTCGGAGAATCTAATTGAGTAGGAGTATTCATAGCTTTCACTTCTCTTTGCAACTCTTTCACTACAGTCGCCAGGGCGTATGGATTCACTCCATTCTCGCACAATCTGATGCATATACTCAATGTCGTTGAATCCAAATTTGTgtttaacaattttgaaatttggtgtAGCGTTTGGAACGTTTTTCGAGCAGCGTTAATCTGGTGGTGCACTGGTTCAGGCATGCTGGCCCGATTTCGTTCCTTTCTATAAAAGAatagttattaattaacatcTGTAAATTGTTGTTGtgtgtttatttgtttctt is a window from the Hylaeus volcanicus isolate JK05 chromosome 7, UHH_iyHylVolc1.0_haploid, whole genome shotgun sequence genome containing:
- the LOC128879649 gene encoding tetratricopeptide repeat protein 21B-like, with protein sequence MEEIEYTTLIEWFCHQFYYNGMVLHAKEACEAYPASERLRILLSLAYALTGKTQEAIKESLSLVSNTDATLAALLVQNVAYTIGENVERTTMMQIDTRIRDERRKSSPNALSLAALVLLLSQKVDKAKDYTERAYKLNPSNVNVLLAKGWVDLFATNENGLDKPNLFEVVLEQDPKNVNALLGSSKYKQQHGDSAGAILTLNSLIVRYSKLYLPLVEKLYNQLTLKDWDQVLETANRISSIDSNNLDALKAQTFVVFCRDGNYSEGLRYLQLFFRNLMLTEARNVTVFIAGVQLFSRLACKNQEILAELSRATEKMLQQNSKSADLMVELGNLYVSLNKTKDAENWYRNAVRINESSFAALMGLAHCQLLDGSVEASELAQQQIDFLMEIQSNSMDAELLFMSAKLKSSDPNKALNCLDSAATIILNNCRYVPYGYDYVKRLNPDLCLEISKQRLIYSITSDGTNLEKTVSNKEEPSLYLLEQLTDAYPGLIAAQLLLSKAKMQTGELNRASDILKNLLDNIDSSNAEAHLLMAQILARQGNYQQASQSLEVGLSYNFKIRDNPIYHLIIGMVQRENKDVEGAMKSFQAAMSYAGLLSHGNVQNAVHISMSDTATLYLELISAYSEMGQYNEATAAVQEAKIKFGNTIEEGRILIGHAELLLETGELDEAIKCLSKVTPDQPYYLQAHTRLAEINLKHKKDRHAFAMCYRELVEHCPDPKTYSMLGDAYMSIQEPERAIEAYEQALKRNPTNKLHIASKLGKALVKTHQYTKAINYYWDAMKQENFKGLKLDLAKLFMTMKQYDKAESTLVQELQDGRRDSDVQSLEVRGQLLLLLAKTREKADNIKGALSALKEAKENQHRYMQRLTGPGSENEKQILTNICLTMADYSSSLRDYDQAIMYYKEALDHKPTNVQALLSLARLYMQTNNLDRCAQSCTALLNADPNNEAASIMMADLAFRKVDFDTAAFHFRQLLMKQPTYWTALARLIEVSRRTGDMDDLEEWLHRAEIGMSGSSLTAGYYYCAGLLDWRMGRLNSALRQFNFARRDPEWGQQAIYNMIEICLDPDDDSSLSNDVFNDDDVECQDSRTMALKTAYRLLQELNPKGNSHEMLTHRLLSNFFLLATKQKSNIEKVLQDCTSLASQEALRDHVGPALGMAMAHILLKQTPRARNHLKRVSKNIWTFEDAEYLERCWLLLADIYAQSGKYDLANDLLRRVLQHNATCVRAHELSGYIAEKEQNYREAAAQYSQAWKYGGKFKLSVAYKLAYCSMKAKSYAEAIEACNEVLKLSPDYPRIKKDILEKCINNLRT
- the LOC128880137 gene encoding LDLR chaperone boca, producing the protein MNKGIVVCSIFLLLYVEASNDAKSSKKKSWREKDIRDMTEADLEHLLDQWEENDEPLEPDELPEHLRPSPKIDISKINMSNPDNVLKVTKKGKSVMMFVDTIEDISVEEAEVIMKIWHTSFQNNHIAAERYPIDQKRSVFLFREGSQAVDAKNYLLQQPELSHITLEGHTYYRDPQKQGKTMPKLNKVVNTQSTMDEKQRKAEL